GCGGCTCCTCGCAGAGGCGCGCTCCAAGCCCATGCCCCTTTCCCATCACATCATCCCCCGCGTCGCTCCTCTGCTCCACGCCGCCATGAACGAATTCGGTAAGTTGTTCGATGTCATTGATGCGTTCACTTGTGCTGAAGACAATCTGCGGTCTCGAATGCAGGTAGAACATCCTTTACGTGGTTCGGACCTGTACCTCGAGTGACCATCACGGATCCCCAATCGATACGGGGAATTCTATCGAACAAGTTTGGTCATATGGGACGATCAAACATAAGCCCTTTCAGACGACTTTTAGCTACTGGAGTTCTAAGCTACGAAGGCGAAAAGTGGGCCAAACATAGGAGGATTCTAAACCCTGCTTTCCATTTCGAGAAGTTAAAGGTAATCCATAGTTTTCGGTGACACTTCAAACATATCTCAAATGAATTCTCTGCTTACAGTTCATGTACTTCCTCTTGTCCTCTGTCGGGTTCACAGCGAATGCTGCCAGCGTTCTCAGTATGTTGTAGTGATCTGGTCAGCAGATGGGAGAAACTGGTTGGGCAGGAGGGATCTTGTGAGTTGGATGTGTGGCCCGAGTTACAGAATTTTACAGGAGATGTCATCTCGCGAGCAGCTTTTGGTAGCAGCTACGAAGAAGGTAGACGAATCTTCGAGCTCCAAGCTGAGATTGCGGAACTCATCATGCAAACCGGCAAAACTGCTGTGTATGTCCCAGGTTACAGGTGAGCGCcacttctttttgtttttgttggatTCCAATTAATTAGATGAGATATGTTATATATTCTGATTATAGTTATTGGTCAAGCCAAATtaggatataatttttttaaaagataatattGATGAGAAAGACTTTCTTAATTACTTATCTatcctcgcctataaatagatataatattataaaaatttttaCGAGATAATTTTGATGGGAGAAactcttttaattatttattttataccaTTTACTCTTGCTTATAAATAGATAAAACGTACTCAATATCTGACACTAAGGTATATTTATCTTATACTCTCTACTCTTACCTATCTCATCTCTCTTTGATTTCAATTTCAatttcatgatcatatgaaagatAGGAAAAGATATGTTTACTAGTTTTACCCTtcgaaaattaattattttaatttatgccCTTAATTGCGAAATTACTATTATACTTTCATgaaattgattattttttattgatatccTTTGTTTATAATTTTGCATTTTTGATTTGACAATATTATCTTAGTAGCTAtaatttgataataataataaattgtcataaaattattttaattttttgataataatattatcaaatatttttttatattttaattttaaattttatttatatcttatcaattaatggaccaagtgagagaatattatattatgtgACACTATCTAagtaggtaaaatatattatggatatgactaAATTTTGATTATAGTTATTAGTCAATAGAAAGGAAGTTCaattattgaagaattcattATGAGATAATATTGATGAGAGGGATTCTCATGATTATTTATCTTAGACACTACGTACCTCGCTTATAAATAGATAAAATCTCTTAGTGAACAACTTAATAAAGATGTTCAAATAGATAGAACATTGGCATCACTACTTCTTTCAAATTAGATGATGGTGTATATCATATAAAGATTTTCTAAATAACATCAAAAGGTATTCAATCATAATATTAATCATAATatttgatctatcattatttgatttcagtttttaatattaaactcgtgaaaagtgaattaaaaaaaaatgctatGCTTAGCAAAGCCACCTTTGGATTAGAATCCCCTCCTCTCTTTCCTTTTCCAACTGCTAAGGATCCTACGCACTCAGCTTTCTCTTAACGGAAGATCGAAATCCTTACAAAAGGCTTTACAAAGCTTTCGTCTCAATTCAAGTATATTTCGCTTCTCCGACATCTTACTTAGTATCCTTTGAATCTTTtagcaaaaaatatttttcatataataatataattataatttttgtgCTTATACTATTCACTCAAGATTTACCTTCATCGCAAGCTCTGCTGTATCACAGATTTCTACCCATACTAAAGAATAGGAGAATAAAAGCGATCAGTAAAGAGGTTCGATCACTTCTAAGGGGTATAATAAGGAAGAGGGAGGAGGCTATAAAAAGGGGTGAAGCAAGCAACGATGACCTCCTGGGCTTGTTGATGGAGTCCAATACAAAGCACTTGCATGAAGGCGGGAACAAGAATGCTGGAATGACCATCGATGAAGTGGTCGAGGAATGTAAGCTATTCTACTTTGCAGGGCAAGAGACGACTGCTGTCTTGCTAACATGGACGATGGTGGTCTTGAGCATGCATCCCCTGTGGCAAGCAAGGGCCAGAGAGGAGGTCCTACAGGTCCTTGGGAAAGACAAGCCAGAGTTCGATGCCTTGAGCCATTTAAAGATTGTGAGTGCTCTGCTATTACGCTAATCAGCTTTCTTTTAGGTAAATGCGGAGCAGAGTAGAGTCTAAACAATCGCCGTGGCAGGTGACGATGATACTATACGAGGTTCTTCGGTTGTACCCACCACTGGTGCTCATCCAGAGGAAAACATACAAGACGGTGGAAATCGGAAACATAGCTTACCCACCGGGAACATTGCTCGCATTGCCCATAATCTTCATTCACCATGACCCAGCCTTGTGGGGAGAAGATGCAAGCGAGTTCAAACCAGAGAGATTCGCAGAGGGGATCGCAAAGACATCGAGAGATCAGACTGCTTTCTTTCCGTTCGGCGGAGGTCCTCGTGTTTGCATGGGTCAGAATTTTGCGTTGCTGGAAGCAAAGATGGGATTGAGTACGATTCTCCAAAGATTTTGGTTTGAGCTCTCACCATCGTACGCTCATGCTCCACGCACTGTCATGACTCTTCAACCCCAACACGGCGCTCAACTGAGGTTGCACAGACTTTGAATCATCTCTTCCTTGTGGCCCTGTTTTATGTTGTAATTTAATGTGAAGTGGAGAGTTATGGAACCACCTTAATATGAGTTGTATAAATAATCTTATCAACTATAAACACTAATGATCTTATAAGAAAGCCACTAgtagtttgaaaataaatttatatttcacatAATTTCTAAGATCATCTCTGAATTATAATATTCCCAAATCATCACAGAATATAACCAAATaactatagaaaataaaaaagaaatcctTTCCATACCATACCATAGATGAATTTAGCAtattattttctatattgataataagattaaaaaagaagaagatatgaaTGACACAGGACTATGATATGAAAGGATGATATCAATAACATAACTACGCGGAGAAAAGAAAAGGATCTCTATAGTCTCCTGATGAGCATTACTTACCACCTTTGATTGATCAGAATATTGGTAACCATTTATTGATTAGGTACATGCGAGAGCATTTACCTGTTATAGTTAATATGGGAGTGAGAAAGATCTAAAACAACTCTGATTTGATAATTATTGTTTttatgatagataaaaaaaatattattccttGATCACTATCCAATTGTATGCATGACATTTGATTTCAATTGAGATTTTTAGACATATTCCGctaatcatatttataaaaaaaattaattacatgATTAACTAACTAATCGATCATATTAGAATTACTAAAACTTCTTTTGAAAAGGAGGGGGTCCTCCCATCTTTTATCTTCATTTTGCTATGATACTAGGTGATTTTTGTTGTCGTTTGATTtaccataataatttttttgagatatatatatatatatatatatgtgtgtgtgtgtgtgtgtggggtcGCCCACCTGTTTGTCCATTTGCTGTGGCATTGGaaagtgtgtgcgtgtgtgtgtggtcGCCCACCTGTTTGTCCATTTGCTGTGGCATTGGAAAGTCCTAGGCTGTGCGAGTCAACCCGAGGGCGATCGCCAAAGAGATAAGGTCGCGTTACAGCAGCCGAATCCATCACCAGACCGCGGCAGCTTTCTCTCTTCTCGCTCTTTGCTGCTTAACTCCATGGCGCTGTCCGTATTACTGGAGAGGCTGTGGAGCCTGGGATTGGGCGTGGCGTGGCTGCTGCTCTTGGCCTGCGCCGTGTGGGCGTTGAACTGCGCGTGGTGGAGGCCTAGGCGACAGGACCGCTTGCTCCGGGCGCAGGGACTCCAAGGCACTCCTTACCGCTTCCTCCGCGGCGACCTCAAGGAGGACGAGCGCCTCCTCGCGCAGGCGCTCTCCAAGCCCATGCCCCTCTCCCACCACATCATCCCTCGCGTCGAACCTTTCCTCCACGCCGCTATGAACGATCTCGGCAAGTGCTCTTGGCTGTTGCTGTCTCcctcccccttctcctccttttgcTTTGCCAAGTCTCAGTTGTTTCAGCAAGCTGTTCGATTCCATCACC
The DNA window shown above is from Musa acuminata AAA Group cultivar baxijiao chromosome BXJ2-4, Cavendish_Baxijiao_AAA, whole genome shotgun sequence and carries:
- the LOC135609454 gene encoding cytochrome P450 CYP72A616-like, translating into MRLAVSNLGWGAGGLLLLACAVWALNWAWWRPRRQERALRLQGLHGTPYRLLRGDLKEDARLLAEARSKPMPLSHHIIPRVAPLLHAAMNEFGRTSFTWFGPVPRVTITDPQSIRGILSNKFGHMGRSNISPFRRLLATGVLSYEGEKWAKHRRILNPAFHFEKLKRMLPAFSVCCSDLVSRWEKLVGQEGSCELDVWPELQNFTGDVISRAAFGSSYEEGRRIFELQAEIAELIMQTGKTAVYVPGYRFLPILKNRRIKAISKEVRSLLRGIIRKREEAIKRGEASNDDLLGLLMESNTKHLHEGGNKNAGMTIDEVVEECKLFYFAGQETTAVLLTWTMVVLSMHPLWQARAREEVLQVLGKDKPEFDALSHLKIVTMILYEVLRLYPPLVLIQRKTYKTVEIGNIAYPPGTLLALPIIFIHHDPALWGEDASEFKPERFAEGIAKTSRDQTAFFPFGGGPRVCMGQNFALLEAKMGLSTILQRFWFELSPSYAHAPRTVMTLQPQHGAQLRLHRL